The Haemorhous mexicanus isolate bHaeMex1 unplaced genomic scaffold, bHaeMex1.pri scaffold_275_ctg1, whole genome shotgun sequence genome includes a region encoding these proteins:
- the LOC132323061 gene encoding collagen alpha-1(III) chain-like isoform X9, whose translation MQWDPGVQRDPGVQRDPSVQRDLGVQQDPGVQGDPSVQWVPGVPLDPGVQGDPSVQRGLSVQKDPGVQRDPSVQRGLSVQKDPGVQRDLSVQRGLSVQKDTGVQRGLSVQRGLSVQRDPGVPPDLSVQKDPGVPRGLSVQRDPSAPWGPGVQGDLGVRGAPGVRGGAGVQGSLGRALSVHRDVDSGRRDVDVGIRWDMSVQRELSVQQEMELGARRDLSVQRELSVQRKLSVQRELEAQRRAECATGAGRATGGGDPEEAERATGAGRATAAGAGRAMGAGDERASGAVGRGDGRATGAGRARTRGRATGRAAGHGHGRALGAGRARGAPGREGELPGVQQAAEAGVQGEAIVQEAAVVQRDADVAPEPGVQEAPGVQGEAQPGVREPLGVQGEAGV comes from the exons ATGCAATGGGATCCAGGTGTGCAACGGGATCCGG GTGTGCAAAGGGATCCAAGTGTGCAACGGGATCTGGGTGTGCAACAGGATCCAGGTGTGCAAGGCGATCCCAGCGTGCAATGGGTTCCAGGTGTGCCATTGGATCCAGGTGTTCAAGGGGATCCGAGTGTGCAACGGGGTCTGAGTGTGCAAAAAGACCCAGGTGTGCAACGGGATCCGAGTGTGCAACGGGGTCTGAGTGTGCAAAAAGACCCAGGTGTGCAACGGGATCTGAGTGTGCAACGGGGTCTGAGTGTGCAAAAAGACACAGGTGTGCAACGGGGTCTGAGTGTGCAACGGGGTCTGAGTGTGCAACGGGACCCAGGTGTGCCACCGGATCTGAGTGTGCAAAAGGACCCAGGTGTGCCACGGGGCCTGAGTGTGCAACGGGACCCGAGTGCACCCTGGGGCCCGGGTGTGCAAGGGGATTTGGGCGTGCGAGGGGCCCCGGGCGTGCGAGGGGGCGCGGGCGTGCAAGGGAGCCTCGGGCGTGCGCTGAGTGTGCACCGGGACGTGGACAGCGGGCGCCGGGACGTGGACGTGGGCATCCGGTGGGACATGAGCGTGCAACGGGAGCTGAGTGTGCAAcaggagatggagctgggagcCCGGCGGGATCTGAGCGTGCAACGGGAGCTGAGCGTGCAGCGGAAGCTGAGCGTGCAACGGGAGCTGGAGGCGCAGAGGAGGGCTGAGTGTGCAACAGGAGCTGGGCGTGCAACGGGAGGTGGAGATCCAGAGGAAGCTGAGCGTGCAACAGGAGCTGGGCGTGCAAcggcagctggagctgggcgtGCAATGGGAGCCGGAGATGAGCGTGCAAGCGGCGCGGTGGGACGTGGAGATGGGCGTGCAACGGGAGCCGGGCGTGCAAGGACACGTGGGCGTGCAACGGGACGCGCCGCAGGACACGGACACGGGCGTGCCCTGGGAGCCGGGCGTGCAAGGGGAGCTCCTGGGCGTGAAGGGGAGCTCCCGGGCGTGCAACAGGCGGCGGAGGCGGGCGTGCAAGGGGAGGCGATTGTGCAAGAGGCGGCGGTTGTGCAACGAGACGCGGATGTAGCGCCGGAGCCGGGCGTGCAAGAGGCGCCGGGCGTGCAAGGGGAGGCGCAGCCGGGCGTGCGAGAGCCCCTGGGCGTGCAAGGGGAGGCGGGGGTGTGA